Proteins co-encoded in one Pelobates fuscus isolate aPelFus1 chromosome 5, aPelFus1.pri, whole genome shotgun sequence genomic window:
- the MIF gene encoding macrophage migration inhibitory factor has translation MPTFVLSTNVCRDAIPENLLADLTSQLAKATGKPAEYIAVHIVPDQMMSFGGSTDPCALCSLHSIGKIGGTLNKTYTKLLSDVLSKQLHISADRCYINFYDLNAANVGWNGSTFA, from the exons ATGCCTACATTTGTCCTCAGTACCAACGTCTGCCGGGATGCCATCCCCGAGAACCTGCTCGCCGATCTCACCAGCCAGCTGGCCAAGGCTACGGGAAAACCTGCAGAG TACATTGCTGTGCACATTGTGCCCGACCAAATGATGAGTTTTGGAGGATCAACAGACCCATGTGCTCTCTGTAGCCTGCACAGCATTGGCAAGATTGGGGGAACTTTAAACAAGACCTACACCAAACTGCTGTCTGATGTACTTAGCAAACAGCTCCACATATCTGCTGACAG GTGCTACATCAATTTCTATGATTTAAATGCTGCAAATGTGGGCTGGAATGGTTCTACCTTTGCCTAA